The genomic interval CCGGGTGGGGCTGGACGGCGTGCTGATGACGAACCTGGCCACCTTCATCGTGGCGCTGGGCATCCTGCTGGCGGTGGAGATTCCACCCCTCCCCCACACGAAGGAAGCGGGCGCGCGCGGCTCGCTCCTGGCGGAGATGACCGAGGGCTGGACGTATGTCCGTCAGCGCCCGGGGCTCTCGGGGCTGCTGGTGGTGATGGGCATGGCGAACTTCAACCTGGGCATGCTCCAGATTCTGGTGGTGCCCTTGGTGTTGGGCTTCGCCGACACGCAGGCGCTGGGGACCATCCAGTCCTTCGCCGGGGTCGGCATGCTGCTGGGCGGCGTGTTCATGATGGTCTGGGGAGGCCCTCAGCGGCGGATTCTCGCGGCGCTCGGCTTCCTGCTCCTCCAGGGGCTGTTGTTGCTGCTCGGGGGAGCACGCGCCTCGGTGTGGCTGGTCGCGGTGGGAGCGTTTGGCATCATGGGCTCGCTGACGCTCATCGTCGGCAGTCTCACGGTGGTCTGGCAGCGCAAGGTCCCCATCTCGCTCCAGGGCCGGGTGTTCGCCGTGCGCCGGGTCGTCGCCCAGGCCATGTTCCCGCTGGCCTACGCGGTGGCGGGGCCGCTGGTGGATGACGTCTTCGAACCGATGATGGCCCAGGGCGGCAGGCTCGCGGGAAGCGTGGGCGCGGTGCTGGGCGTGGGGAGCGGAAGAGGGGTGGCCCTGCTCCTGGTCCTCCTTGGAATCCTGACGGCGACCACGGCCATCCTCGGCTTCCTGGCGCCCAGGCTCCGCCGGCTCGAGGAGGACCTGCCCGACGCCAAGGAGGAGCCGGTCTCCCCGGCTCCCGTGGCCGCCGTGTCTTGAGTCCGTACCAATGATTCACATCCACCGCCGGGGCCTTGACAGGGATTGTCCTGGCCCCTCGCGTGGAAGGGGTTTCGCCGGCTCAGCCCTCCGAGCGGAGCACCGTCATCGGGTCCACGCGTGAGGCGCGGCGGGCGGGCAGCCAGCTCGCGAGCAGCGCGACGGCCAGCAGGAGGACGGACACGCCGACAAGGACCAGCGGGTCGGTGGTGCTGACGCCATACACCATTCCCGCGAGGCCCTGGCTGAGCGCCAAGGCCACCGCCATGCCGAGCACCACGCCCGCCCCGGCGAGGACCGCCGCCTGCCGGAGCACCAGCTTCAGCACGTCCCCCGCCGTCGCGCCCAGCGCGAAGCGGATGCCGAACTCCTGCGTGCGCTGCGCCACCGCGTAGGACACCACGGCCGCAAGCCCCGCCACCGAGAGCAGCAACGCCATCGCTCCGAAGGCCCCCAGCAACAAGAGGCTGAAGCGCCGGGCGGCCAGCGAGCTCGAGTGCAGGCTCTCCACCGTGCGCAGGCGCGCGGGGAGCTCGGGCGCCAGCTCGCGAACCACCGGCCGCACCGCGGCGACCAGCGCCTCCGAGCCCGAGGGGCCGTGCACGGCGATGTGGAAGCTGGAGGAGGCCCGCAGCCGCTGCCGGGAGCAGCCATAGAACGTCGCCTTCGGCGCCTCATCCAGCCCCTGGTCCCGGACATCCGACACCACGCCCACGACGGTGAAGGGGCGCAGGTCTCCGTCCATGTTTCCGAACTGGACGAGCTTGCCCAGCGGGTCCTCTCCGGGCCACCGGGCCTTCGCAAGCGACTCGCTGATGACGGCCACGTGCGGAGCCTCCAGCGTATCGCGCGCGTCGAAGAGACGCCCCTTCACCAACCGGATGCCCAGCGCGCCGAAGTAACCCTCGCTCGCCACGCGGTACTCCGCGTAGCCCGCGCGCTCGGGCTCACGCGCCAGCCGGCCGAAGTCATCGAAGTTCTTCACGTCATCGGGGCGGTTGAGCACGACGAAGGAGCCATTGCCGGCGAAGCCCCCCTCGAGCGGGAAGCTGCTCACCGCGCCCACCGCGCGCACACCGGGAAGGCCCTCCAGCTTCGAAATGAGGTGCTCCTGGAACCGCACGTTGCGCTGCCCCACCTCCGCCTCCTTCGCGGGGGGCAGCACCAGGGAGAGGACCGCGACGTCCTCGGTGCGGTATCCCGGGTCCACCGAGAGCAGCCCCATCAGGCTGCGCCCGAGCAGCGCCGCGCCCACCAACAGCACCAGCGTGAGCGCCAGCTGTCCGACGACCAGGGCTCGGCGCATGCGCTCCGCGCCCCCGCCCCCGGCCTGCGTCCGCCCGGACTGGGTGAGCGTGGCCCACGGACTCTGCCGCGCCGAGCGCAACGCCGTCACCAACGCCAACCCCACCGCGAGCAGCAGCGAGAGCCCCAGCGCGAAGAGCAGCGCCGTCACGCTCACGGAGACCTCTCCGGCGCGCGGCAGGTGGCTCGCCTCGAGCGCGAGCATGGCGGGCACGCCCCACGTCGCGAGCAGCGCGCCCAGCGCGCCTCCCGTCAGCGACAGCACCAGGGACTCCGCGAGGAACTGACGCACCAACGCGCCCGGCCCCGCTCCCAGCGCTACATGGACGGCGAGCTCGCGCCGCCGAGTCGCCGCCCGGGCCAGCAGCAGGTTGGTGACGTTGCCACCCGCCACCAGCAGCAGGAACGCCGCCGCGCCCAGCAACATGTAGAGGGTCGACCGGGAGCTGCCCACGATGCTCTCGTGCAGCGACACCATGGAGACGTCCATCATGCCCGTCTCCCCGCCATGCCGCGCCGCGAGCTCACGCGCGATGCCCGTCAGCTCCGTCCGCGCGGCGCGCGGGTCGACACCGTTCGCCAACCGGCCGACGACGTTCCAGTTGTGCGCGGTACGACTGGGCAGGCGCGCCTCCTGCTCGCGCGGCGTCCACATCTGCGCGCCCGCCGGATAGTCGAAGGACTCGGGCATCACGCCCACCACGGTGTAGGAGCGCCCCTCGAAGGTGAGGGTCTCCGACATGGGCAACGGCCGCCCCCCCAGGTGGCGCTTCCAGAAGGTCTGGCTGACCATCACCACGGGAGCTCCACCCGCGCGCTGCTCCTCCTCCGTGAACGCGCGGCCCGTCACGGGCTGGACCCCGAAGGTCCGGAAGAAGTCACGCGAGGCGAGCACCAGCGTGGCGAAGGTGGGCTCGTCCGTCCCGGTGACGGTGACGGTCATCGCGCCCGAGACCTGGGCCAGCGTCTCCAGGGTGCGGCTCTGCGCCTGCACGTCCTCGAAGTTGGGGTCCGAGAAGCGGATCTCCTTCCCCTTGCGAGAGACCTCCGAGAGCTGCACGAGGCGCTCTGCGTTCGGATAGGGCAAAGGGCGAAGCAGCACACCTTCGACCACGCTGAAGAGGGCGGTGCTCGTCCCGATGCCCACCGCCAGCAAGAGGATGCAGCTCAGCGCGAAGCCAGGGGTGCGAAACAACGCACGCAGCGTCTGGCGCAGTCCACGAAGAAGGGGGTCCACGAAGAGTCTCTCCTGGCGGCGAAGGCAACCTCACGGCGGCTACGCCGGAGCCGTTGAACGATTGCCTCACTCATGAAGCATGAGCCCACGAGAACGCCACCACGATTCGACATCGCGCGCGCTCGCCCCATCACTGTCCCACGAACGCACGCCCCCTTCCCACGAACGAACAACGCCGCGCCTGCTTGCTCCGCCATGAGTACGAGAAAGCTTCGCTTCTCGTCGTGCATGCGCCCGTCCCGCATTGCCCGCACGAGCAGTGGTTGTCTGCTCAGACGCCAGCGATGGGAACCGGGCTCAGCCCATGGAGTAATCGACGGCGCCCCCGTCATACGCGCGAAGCTCTACGACTCGCCGGTGGGCGAACAGCCCAGCGATGGCGTCGGCGTAGAACATGCCCTCCGGCGTCAAGCGTCCAACGCGGTCCTCGAGCGTGATGAGTCGAGCATCCATGAGGAGCTCGAAATGCGACGGGAAGTCCCAGAACGGATTCGTTCCGAAGAAGCGCTCGTATGCCGGGCAGTCAATCTGGAGTCGCGCCAGATTGCGGGTGAGGTGGAGCAGCCGCATGTCCATGGCGCTGTATCGGAAGCCGGCGGCGACAGGGCAACGCCCACGGCTCATCTCCTCGGCGAATGCCTCACTCGTGGGGATGTTCCGCCACTTGAATGCCCTCTGACGGTCCCCTGTCGTGAACGTGGAGAGAGCGCCCGGGCCAAAGCCAATCCCATCCCGAACGGCGGGGTCGAAGCTCGCCAGCTCGTAGACGAAACGTCGAGGACTCCCGGCGACGTCCGCTCGCTCGAAGTTCGTGAGCGTCGTCTGGACATAGCCCCGCGACAGCAACGCCTCCTGGACCTCCAACCACGTCTTCAGGGCCGTGGCTTGCTCCGGCATGGCCTGGACCAGGTCCTTCTCTCCCGCCCACACCGTGTCCAGGTCCGGGGTCAGCACCAGGTTGTAGACGCAAATCTGATCGAGCCCCAACTCGATGGCCGTCCGCACATCCGCCAAGGCGTGCTCGCTCGTCGTCCCTGGAAGATTGAAGAGCAGGTCTCCAGAGACCGTGAATCCGCGCCGATGACCGGACTCGATGACGCGGCGGATGTCATCGACACCGCCGAAGGCATCTCGGCCCATTTGACGCAGCCACGCCGGGTCGAACGTCTGGATGCCCATGCTGATGCGCCGATGACGGACCCGAGCGTCCGCCAGGACCTCGAGCAGGGCCTCGTCGCGAAGCAGGAAGTAGCGTGGAACCCCCTCGAAGGAGAGCTCCGCGCCCCCCAGGTCGAAGGCCGCCGCGAGGCTCTCCATCAAGCGCTTCATCGCCAAGGGCGGCGTCAGGTTGGCGGTCCCTCCTCCCAGATAGACCGCGTCGACGACGCGCTTCCCGAGAGCGGGTTCCACCTGAACCGTGTGCTCGATTTCACGGGCGACCTGCTCGACGACACGCCGCATCGGCTCGTTGGCGAAGTCCTCATGCGGAAAGGTACAGAAGCCACACCCCTTCACCTTCGGGTTGCAGAACGTATGGGGCAGGACTCCCACGATGAGCGGACGGGAATGGTCGTACTCGAACGAGCGGATGGGCGTGATGCCCTCGTAGGTGGACGACAGCAACGGGGCCATGGGGTAGCCCTCGAGCAGACGATGCCGTTGGGGACGGGACATCCGCCGCCGCAACTCATCGCGAAGCACACCCCCGGACTCCAGCGCATGAAAGTCAGAGCTCACGTGGCACCCCCTGCACGACGAACCCCATCGAATTGACTTACAAAGTAAGTTTATGACGTAAGCCTGTCAAGGAGACGGATGAAGAAGACCGGCAGGCGCGAAGCACTCTCGAGGCAACGCATCCTGGAAACAGCCCTCGCCCTGGTGGACCGCGAAGGACTGGAGGCGGTGTCGATGCGGCGGGTGGGCGAGGAGTTGGGCGTGGAGGCGATGTCCCTCTACAACCATGTGGCCAACAAGGCGGCCATCCTCGACGGCATCTTCGAGGCGGTCCTCGCCGAGCTGCCGCTCCCCCAGCCCGCGACCACCTGGCAGGAGATGCTGCGGGAGCGGGCGCACGCCTTGCGCTCCACGCTCCGAGCGCATCCGAATGTGCTGCCGCTCTTCTCCACGCGCCCCGCGGTGACGCCCGCGTCCATCACCCACGTCGAGAAGGCGCTCGACGTCTTGATGGCGGCTGGGTTCTCGCTCCGGGACGCGGTGAGCTCATTCCAGGTCATGTTCACGTTCGTGGTCGGACATTCCATCTACAGCTACCGGCCCGTCCGACCG from Myxococcus stipitatus carries:
- a CDS encoding MFS transporter yields the protein MRRFLLICLAQFLSMLGTYTTSFGLGVWLYQSTGSLTLNAWVSQAAILPMLLVAPLTGVLVDRWGPRRAMMVGHLGAAVAPLVLTVLYRMDALHVAAILAMITLGALLTSLHFPAQSLALTLMVPQEQYGQANGVIQFSIAMVQVLSPLMGAWLITRVGLDGVLMTNLATFIVALGILLAVEIPPLPHTKEAGARGSLLAEMTEGWTYVRQRPGLSGLLVVMGMANFNLGMLQILVVPLVLGFADTQALGTIQSFAGVGMLLGGVFMMVWGGPQRRILAALGFLLLQGLLLLLGGARASVWLVAVGAFGIMGSLTLIVGSLTVVWQRKVPISLQGRVFAVRRVVAQAMFPLAYAVAGPLVDDVFEPMMAQGGRLAGSVGAVLGVGSGRGVALLLVLLGILTATTAILGFLAPRLRRLEEDLPDAKEEPVSPAPVAAVS
- a CDS encoding ABC transporter permease, with product MDPLLRGLRQTLRALFRTPGFALSCILLLAVGIGTSTALFSVVEGVLLRPLPYPNAERLVQLSEVSRKGKEIRFSDPNFEDVQAQSRTLETLAQVSGAMTVTVTGTDEPTFATLVLASRDFFRTFGVQPVTGRAFTEEEQRAGGAPVVMVSQTFWKRHLGGRPLPMSETLTFEGRSYTVVGVMPESFDYPAGAQMWTPREQEARLPSRTAHNWNVVGRLANGVDPRAARTELTGIARELAARHGGETGMMDVSMVSLHESIVGSSRSTLYMLLGAAAFLLLVAGGNVTNLLLARAATRRRELAVHVALGAGPGALVRQFLAESLVLSLTGGALGALLATWGVPAMLALEASHLPRAGEVSVSVTALLFALGLSLLLAVGLALVTALRSARQSPWATLTQSGRTQAGGGGAERMRRALVVGQLALTLVLLVGAALLGRSLMGLLSVDPGYRTEDVAVLSLVLPPAKEAEVGQRNVRFQEHLISKLEGLPGVRAVGAVSSFPLEGGFAGNGSFVVLNRPDDVKNFDDFGRLAREPERAGYAEYRVASEGYFGALGIRLVKGRLFDARDTLEAPHVAVISESLAKARWPGEDPLGKLVQFGNMDGDLRPFTVVGVVSDVRDQGLDEAPKATFYGCSRQRLRASSSFHIAVHGPSGSEALVAAVRPVVRELAPELPARLRTVESLHSSSLAARRFSLLLLGAFGAMALLLSVAGLAAVVSYAVAQRTQEFGIRFALGATAGDVLKLVLRQAAVLAGAGVVLGMAVALALSQGLAGMVYGVSTTDPLVLVGVSVLLLAVALLASWLPARRASRVDPMTVLRSEG
- a CDS encoding radical SAM protein, which codes for MSSDFHALESGGVLRDELRRRMSRPQRHRLLEGYPMAPLLSSTYEGITPIRSFEYDHSRPLIVGVLPHTFCNPKVKGCGFCTFPHEDFANEPMRRVVEQVAREIEHTVQVEPALGKRVVDAVYLGGGTANLTPPLAMKRLMESLAAAFDLGGAELSFEGVPRYFLLRDEALLEVLADARVRHRRISMGIQTFDPAWLRQMGRDAFGGVDDIRRVIESGHRRGFTVSGDLLFNLPGTTSEHALADVRTAIELGLDQICVYNLVLTPDLDTVWAGEKDLVQAMPEQATALKTWLEVQEALLSRGYVQTTLTNFERADVAGSPRRFVYELASFDPAVRDGIGFGPGALSTFTTGDRQRAFKWRNIPTSEAFAEEMSRGRCPVAAGFRYSAMDMRLLHLTRNLARLQIDCPAYERFFGTNPFWDFPSHFELLMDARLITLEDRVGRLTPEGMFYADAIAGLFAHRRVVELRAYDGGAVDYSMG
- a CDS encoding TetR/AcrR family transcriptional regulator C-terminal domain-containing protein, with amino-acid sequence MKKTGRREALSRQRILETALALVDREGLEAVSMRRVGEELGVEAMSLYNHVANKAAILDGIFEAVLAELPLPQPATTWQEMLRERAHALRSTLRAHPNVLPLFSTRPAVTPASITHVEKALDVLMAAGFSLRDAVSSFQVMFTFVVGHSIYSYRPVRPDEDASPTYERLSEADFPRMRAVARMAQGRDPEEEFEFGLEAMFLGLAASLPSKRGKPRSPSP